The Lasioglossum baleicum chromosome 18, iyLasBale1, whole genome shotgun sequence genomic sequence CAGTTGCACTTCCTCAAGGAACTTTTTGTCTTCCTCCTTGTTTAAATTCAATGCTTTCAAAGATGTTTCATCGATGGGAGTGGGTTTGAGTTCTCCAAGAGCAGACTGCCCGAGCTGAATTAATTTCATACAGAgattacaatttattcgaaatattgagCCATTATCTTTGTCGTAACACTTACAGCATCAAGACCGTCGCCCAAATAGATCCTCACTAAAATATTATCATCGTCTCTTTCGTCGAGACGTTGTCTGAAAGCTTGCCATGTAGTTTCTTCGCCTTCATTGACATTTAAAGGAAATCTTGTACCTTTCGGTATATCTAACGAGTCTATTCCTTCTATCGCCATTACAACTACAGCTTCTGGAAGTCTGAATGGGTCTGTAATGGACATACCATTCCATGTTCCTCTCTATAATAATAACAGTTTACAATTAAAACCAAAAATattatgtattaatattgcagAAAAGTGATAAACGAACCAGCTTAGCAGTATAACCTAGAGCAGCCGTAAATACTTCTGTAAGGAAGCTCTGCTCTACTTCTCCTTCCCCGTCGAATAGCACGGTGCTCGGACTATGGAGCACCACGAAATCTCCATTTGCTTTCACTACAATTAACAAAGAAATATTGTTTCATAAAATTGACAATACCTACGTGAACATTTCAAAATcggctatttttattttgtaaaattatatttcgataaaattgtGAGTATTATTATGGTTCGTATGAAAGCCATACCTGCGACTAAAACGGCTACGAggcaaaaaattgttttcaacaTTGTCGTTTCCAGAGATCAATTATAAAATCTGTGGCACTCCCTATAACTTTAGTATCAATTCACAACTTGATCATATGACACAAACGGAAGAAAATCTTTACTGACAATGACATGTGCTGTCACATAACGACACGTGTACGAACTATGTCACTATACTAGGGTAATTTCGATTATCACGCAACGATGTTGGTAAGAATATTGTTCATCGTTATCGTGATAACCGCGAATACTATGAAAAATGTTTATTGTTATCAATTTTCGTTATATGTTCACGTtagtcattagtagactgcggatgtttatgcaattttcaaattttttagacaaattttaagaaagtggaatcaaacaAAATCCTATTTTCTCATTGGTataatagcatttgtagattcaaaataaataaaatggtttgaacatttttataagccacaaatgcataaagatccgcagtctagtcattagcaatgtattatatttatgtatatataattattcaattttattccaCGAGAATACAAGAACCGACTAATCGCACTAATATCGTACGTGATCGTACGCGTGAGGAAGAACAATAGACAATTGAGAAATGTTCATTATCATAGATATTGTAGAAGTATCATTATATTGCCTCTTGATTCAAGTAATATAACATTATAACGGATCAAGATATTAATAATAGCCAAATAAACGTAAAACCAAAAAAGTCTGAATGGTGTTAGGTTAATTGTCCCGAAAATTCGTATCACTTTTTATCGATACGCACAGTGTAAATTCAAAATAGTTTTCTAATAATGCAATAATTACCGTGGTTAAATAAGAGGAATGTTAAAATGTAAACATTGTAAATACCAAAAATCGCACTAAATGTATACAATGATAGCATATGTAATGTAacataaaatgtaaaaagatATAATTTTTCTCTGATGAATCTGGACCTGGACTCTGCATATGCGTCTAAACTGCATGTACTATCGAGTACGACGAATTTGAACGAAATGATCACGTTGTAGCAATAAATCATCGCAATAAAAGGaaataattacaaatattttagGAACACCGAAGCACACTTGTAGAGTACGTTTTTGTCCTTGGCGAGTAAGGTGTGTAACCGATCGAACACTAAGagttatgaaataaataatatatcataCAGTCGGAGTGCTGTTCCGCTAAAAACGGGTTTCCTCTGCAATTTTATTCGTTTTAAGTGCTTACACTTCCGTAAAACTCATTGTACATACATTTTTCATCGGCAATAATATTTGTCTAGCGGCCATTTTCGAATTAGATGCTATTTAGGCCTACGCCTTCAATGCAATGCTAACGTGGTAGGACGACCCGAGCTCGACTTCCATTTTAgaaattcttaatatttttccATGACCCATTTTATGTATACGTGAACCGTGTATTTAGCGAGTAAAAATCCGTGAGTACGGTGACTGATGCGTTTATATATGTTTTTCTATCGAAGTCTTTTCAATTCCCTCAAACGAAAAACATAAACGCATCAGTCGCCGGACTCGAACGAACGTGCCGAATGGATACGATAAAATACGATTCAGGGATCCGTCCTGATCCGTCCTCACGGATTCGTGTGCCACGTGTACCTACACGTGAAACAGAAATGCACGTGTATTAATCATGACACGAATTGAGATCCGGATTCGTTTGCTACACTTGTACTAACACGTggtatttacatacacgtgaaatagggatctttACTAATACTAAATATGTACTGGGGACTCCTCACGACGCGTAATATCGTCATTTCCTGCACAGAGTTGCGACTAAGAAGGGAAAATACAACGCATATCCTATCGTGCTGTCCCACTTATGAACTGCAATGTTTACATCTTACTTGATCTTACTTCATAACATTTCTTAGAAACAGATGCTACGCATTAATCTTCCCTGCAGATATGTTTACGCAGCCACGCGTACAATGTACTTGActtactaaaatgtacattttctCTGTTGACATCATATAGAATTGTGATCTTTGGCGAATAAGGTGTTAACtaataattaagaaataaataatacatcGTAGGTGAGTCAGTTCAATAGTCCTATGTGTTTGCGTGGTCGCTTGCATGTCCACGGATCGGGGTCgtcttataaatataaatatcgcAGTATTCAAATATCAAAAATGAATGAGTTATGAAAATAAGTAATAGGGTATcgggtatgtatgtatatatatataccgatACTCTTTAGAGCagaattgaaaaatggacgCCTAATTGCTCAATGGGAACTCCTCCTATACTTAGGCGAACTACAAATATCAAGCTGCTAATGGCAAGTTGTAACAGGAAATGCGATATGAAATATCTGGAATGTCACGCCTTAGCCATTGAATGCATTTCATCAATTAGTCAAACGATTCTTTattagaaaatttataaaatcagAGGGCGTGCGCGTGCGCGTGAATCATCGCGGGTGGTCATCTTACAACGTCGCACGTCGCACGGTGTAGCGCAGTGCGCTTTGTGAGCGTCAGTGAGCGTGTTGTGAGCCGTTTGTCTCTGAGTTTGTATATCTTAAGGATTGAACAGCGCAAAATCATCGTTTCGATACTTCTCGATCGTTCGACgctcatagaataacaagtccAAAGTcttgaaaaaattattctttTACCGTTTAATCGATTGTTCGGGGAAAACACAGTCATAGAtaaaggaaaaacgccgcaagAAACAAAGTGGCTGTTGGTGAAAGTTGACGCTGTTTCTCTGTGACGGAAATCACCTTTCGTTACTTGCTCGTATAATGAGCGCAGCAGCCAATCAGGATGAGATTCATATGACAACAGTAAATTCCTTCTCCTTTCTTTACTTTGTTTAGTGTGTTTAGACAATACTCGTTGCGACATTGTTGGTAACGTTACAGTCATTGCAGTTCGCTGTAAacatgaaagaaatttatttaatacagTTCGGTgtgttttaattaatattttacgtattcattATGTTTGTGCATTAATGTCAGAGTGTGACAATGTCGGAGAAGTATTTGTATACAACAATAAATAAGGCATGTGAATAATCATAAATAGACTCGAACGCAttcttgaaataaatttttaaatgttttcggcgcaacggttcgatcgttcattacgaattataaagcaattttgctaattgtcaaacaaaattaaagcattcttgaaattttcaaaaaagttaatgttcttattttaaaaatgcGCTTTATACATGTTCATTTGTACTGGAAGAGGAAAGTTTTCAGTTGTGAAaactttataaatttataacttGGATGTAAAAGCTTTTAGAGTAAAAGATTTtagctgaaaaatatttttcagagtTCCATTTGAGAGTTAAGTTGAACGTgataattatttcaaattttttaaattccttaGTAGAATTTATTGTACGGATGGAAGTATGAtgttaccctctgaaaaattgCCCCTTCATACCTTCAattaatgtattttataattgtgcaaGAAGACAGCTccgatatctctctctctctctcttatgattaactctttgcagtcAAATGAGTTAAAAGTGTATGTTTTCCATTAGTCATAATtatgtttttcttcatcgatagaTGACTCACATCAATCATTTATCacctaaaaaatatataaatattatgcaAGTACAAATGTGTCAGTTAGACGAacttttttgtatttttctaAACCTACATTATTACCGAACGGTAAACATAGCATTGCTAGTCATAGTCTGGACTTCGACCGCAAAGAATTAATCCCCTTGCTTGAACTCCACATACCAAGTTACTTCTTCTTTTCTTAAGTAATGTCAACAATAATTAGAACCATTAACTTCATTGAGATTAAACTTTTTCTTGTCATCAAAAATCACATATTTCTAAGTATTTACATTTTCTGGTATTTATACTTACCAGACTGCATAATCCATTCCTCAACAAAACAAATATTGCATTACCACCA encodes the following:
- the Atp6ap2 gene encoding ATPase H(+)-transporting accessory protein 2 isoform X4, whose translation is MLKTIFCLVAVLVAVKANGDFVVLHSPSTVLFDGEGEVEQSFLTEVFTAALGYTAKLRGTWNGMSITDPFRLPEAVVVMAIEGIDSLDIPKGTRFPLNVNEGEETTWQAFRQRLDERDDDNILVRIYLGDGLDALGQSALGELKPTPIDETSLKALNLNKEEDKKFLEEVQLLHAIAKKAPSAIKPDSKPDVYWLVVSGLQPVFDAYGSNSTSSKEALVLLNNALNMVRDAFIEAYDGQVLIVAFTNDASKVHHIRSVTLERQRRESATEIKNISKKYTQNYPIIFNIVLWFGIIFVFSLLAICITIGDMDPGRDSIIYRMTSNRMKKDN